In the genome of Cynocephalus volans isolate mCynVol1 chromosome 10, mCynVol1.pri, whole genome shotgun sequence, the window CTAAAACCGAAGCTTCTGGAAGAACCACTTGTTCTTGCCCGTCTTGTacctagaagggaaaaaaaaaagaacaccaatgaagaggaacagaaagacaaaattcTTTTCATGGGGAATAGTGAAAGCACATCCCAACATCTACCACCAAAGCCTACTTACCTCTCTTCAAACTTGACCTTGGCCTCCCGTCGGGCCTTGCGTTTAAGAGCAGGGTCTCTGAAGACGTCCTTGTTGACAACAGTTTTGTCTAAAGGGATATCCACAGAGTACCTGGAGATAATAGTGGAGAGGAAGGATCAGCCCACACACCGCCATGGCTTACACAGAGCCCAGGTCTTCCTGGGACACTGGGGTGTCAGGGTCTGACTCCGTGAGAACAATAGTTAGAAGCTATGCTGAAATTCTGATGAGATTCTTTGAAAATCCCcagttttaaaaactcatttacaTGGATTCAAGCCATAGAAAAATTTCACATTTCACTCTCAATTTTCTGTAAGTACTCTATTTTTCTAGCCGAGAATCATCAAATAAGTCCTTCTTTACTTTCACATGGTAGCTAGCTAGCTTTCTACATGGAGTCATTTTACTTAGTGTTGTTCAAGTTCTGCCAATGCAGAGCCAGCCTCATTATGATAACGCAAAAGATGGGCGGCTAGCTGCCTCCATCTCACTGCCTCCTGGCACCAGAGAAACAGCTCCACACTTAGGTCAGTAAACGAAGAGTAAATGCACAGTCCCATTAATGAACCTTAAGTCACAAGCTGCTGAATTATGGCAATTATTGTTCAGGACTCTCTCAATTCTTGTACTTCTTTATAACCCTTCTACCAAGACAGTGCATATGCTGcagaaaacagtgaaaagacCAGGGCCAAAGGGCCCAGCAGCTGAGTGAAATTAATTGGGAGAGGTCTGCTTTCACCAACCACTTTTGGTGAAAAATTTCTGCTTTCACTTACTCAACAACCATTTTTGAGTCTATAGTAATTATCTTTGAGGGTGGAAGAGGGCAGACCAGACCCTATCCCTGTATTTACTGTGGATGGAAAACAAACCTAACAATCTTTACCCAACATTTGAAGATGCAAGTCTAGAAACCATGGCCAGTTTATAAATTGAAAATGATGTCCTGTCCTGGCACTGGAATGGCTGCAAGATTGTCTCCTTGTTCAGCAGGGCGGagagaaaaaatgagtaaaatcacTTCCATTCCCATTCTTGAAAGGCTCACCTTGTGGGCATGAGGTGATTGTAGTTATAAACTTTCACAAAAGATTTGATCTTCGATCTCTTGGcgattttcttctttcccatggCAGCTGTCACTTTTCGAGGATAGCGGTCAATTCCAGCCACCAGAGCATGGCTGTAGGGGCGGTCTGACGTGCCATCATCAATGTTCTAAATGAACAAGAATTACATTTGTTATTAACTGGGGGTCTATTTAACCCCCGTGCTAGGCATGGGGCATGTATAGAAAAACAACCCCTCGCACTCCCCCAGGTCTCCCAGACCCACTACTGTAAGGAGAAAACCCACACAATGCTATGCTAGATGCCCAAAGAGCAACAGGATGGTGTTTATTGCCACCAGGAAGAATCTGGAAAGAGGCAAGAGATGTAAAAGCAACAATAGTTAACAGCCTACAAAACCACAGATAGGAGACCAATAGTGAAGAGCTAAAATATGCTAAGTGACCGTTTGACTAAAAGCAATTTCTCTTCTTACAGAATCCCAGGGGAACCATCCACTACCTGTTTGCGCTCAGGTAAATTACTGAACGCCTCTACGCCTTAGCAGTAGAAAGGAACCCCTAACAGACACTACAAAGACTGCACAGATCAACACCTGTAAGGGAGGAAGTAGTGGTAGGCACgtagcaggtgttcaataaatgttggccactattactattatttaaagTCTCTTGGGTGGAGAGCGCGTTACGTGTTAGGTGCCCAATTCAActagcatttgtttttattttgtattttcgtCTTTCAAAAGCCGTCATGCAGGCACCACTACCCCAACATGCTCAATGGCTACTGCCCCCAAAGTAGGTCTTGAATTCCAACCCTGCCCGTCCTCCGCAGCTGGCCTGGTCCCCGAGATGCAAGGATGTAGAGGCCCGTGAGGCTGGTACCTTCACGATGACGGCTTTGCGACCGGAGTAGCGTCCGGCCAGGACCAGCACCACTTTCCCGGGTTTCATAAACTTGCCCATTCCTGCAGACAACAGAAAGCAGGGGCCGCTCAGATATCCGTAAACCCAAAGACCCGCTGGACTGACTCCTGCCCGCAAGCCCAAATCTCGGGCCCGGAACTTCAGACTGCTCACTGCCGTCTTGGCCCAAGCCGCCCGCGGACTCTGCTCGCAGCACAGTGCCCGTTTCGAAACCGCCAGAGACCTAGGAACGGAACGCGCCCGGTAGCGCTCCGCAACTCGACCCCCGGCCGCGGATGGCTGCGGATTGAAAACCCTACCAAACCTCTACTCACCGGCAGCAGCCTACCCAGCCTTCGGGGGAAAGGAAAGCGGGACACTTCCGCTAACCTTTCACCCCGGGAAGGGGTGACCTCACTTCCGGTCCCGCCCTCAGTCCCATCACGTTTCTGGGGCGGTGCTCAGAATTTGTGTTGCAGGCGGAAGAAGCTCATGAAGGGACAGTAGGGTCTGGACGCTCATCTATTTGAATCAAACTTTATTAGCAGCTTCAGCAGTAGACAAGAGCAAAGAAATCCTGTGCCCCGTGTTTGAAAGGAAGAGCACGGAGGTTCCTTGTGCGCGCCGTATTTTGACTCAGCTGCTCTTCTAGAACTACCTTTGTTGTAGTTCTCTTCTCTGGCGCTAGGAGGAGGACACACtctgaaatttacttttcttgccTTGGAAGACGCAAGGAACAAAATAGGACATTTTACTGGTGCCTACGGTGTGCGCTGTCAGGCGAAAggagggagagacacagatcAAACGGGCATTTGGCCCCAATATTTAGGGCGATGTCATAGACAGTACGGAATAGAATAAGCATGAGGAAGGTGAAAGAGGAGGGTTATAACAGCTGTTTACATTGTGCCAGGGCGAGTTAATTTATTTACGCACATTATCTGATTTGATCCTCATAACAACACTAGGAGacaggtactgttattatctccattccACAACTGAAGAAACTGTAGTTTAGAGTCACGGTGTCGGGCACCAGATACGCCGCTGCCGCTGTCACTATGGCCCATTACAAAGCTGCCGACTTCCCGGAGGTACTTGGAGAAGTCGGGGGTGCTGGACACGCTGACCTAGGCGTTGGTAGCCTTGTATGAAGAACCAGAGAAACCTGATAGTGCTTTGGATTTTTTAAAGCATCACTTAGGAGCTCCTACcttagaaaatccagaaataaagctGCTTCTCTTAGAATTggcagaaatgaaacagaaatatgaagctattgtagaagaaaataaaaaactgaaagcaaagcTTGCTCAGTGTGAACCACCTGAGGAGGAGAAGCGTGCTGAATAGGATTCTTCTCATTtgaaaaggcactgaaaaaaTGGTTTTGTATGGCTTCAATATTTTGTATAGTATATAATCTTTTCTGAACAGATGCTATAGAACTCTTTTAATATGTTAGATTCACCTATCACACTTTAACTGTTATAAACACATATACTTAGAGTCACTAATAAAAACTCATTATGACTTTTTTTGGGTCTTAAAGAAGGAAAATCCAAAGTAGATCCTGACAAAAACCTAAACACAGACGTCTAATTCATTACCTTAGAAGGCATTCTGTTTATTAGTCTGATTAGGAATGATGGTACTGGGTGGGTATTTTAGCCAAGGAAGTTTAGCATGTAGCTATTCCTTGGCTTAGTCCAGGATATGAGCACAGGTACAGTaattctttaaaaggaaagtgacacTGTTGTTTATATTCCCTGTAGGTAGCTGGAGGGATCCATGTGACATGTTGCTTTTGTACAGGTTCCTATGAATCTTCCTCTCTTGTTTATATAATGTGGAACAAATATCTCTTCTGTGCCACCACGTTGCCTTAGATAATTGTATGTGTGCCAGTTTGAACTCtgacaccacattttccttctatGTGCTTTAGTGGATCCTAATTACACACTGgcttttctgtgttatttttccaatttgCTTAATTATAGCAGTTACCCTGATTGTAATTTATATGACTTTAAACAGGATCACACTGTTCCCCTGACTTAGTTGCTTAGTTGAGTGCAGAACAGAGGCAATATAAAATtctggggcttctggtcaagatggcagaatagaccgtccccagcattactctctcccataaatcaaccaatttacaactataaaaaagcaacaacagccaaggtggggccactagaactcaggggaagaggaggagagacgtaCAGAGTGCATAAAGGTGGGAAAAGCCAcgatgagacaaagaaaaaactgctctgaccatttttgtgctgcagccactttaaggctggaacttctgagcacatggagcaggagctggcaaaagctgcagctgtgccctttggatggagttgcttggaggctgcaggggagaagagggccttggtggcccccaggacagcaagaccactaatagactaatagggttcccgtggacccacataggagcaaggagccagaacaactgaaaaaggggagccattcagaggctggagagttatcgcaagggaccggcacacagcccgtcccatgggaagtgtttgcagcatgcagtgggagagatgggcccaccagggaaacagtggggcacagcaaggacagctgatctgctctccagTCAGCATGGGACCACTCaggggagactggtcaggaataaagaATTGCTTGGGGTGTGGTTTGATGAaaggactcaggcccagatcagagtttctacacaactcagttGTACTGGGTCTCTGGAAAGCCAGAggacctataaggtcaaccattaaaacctgagctgcacaaaaagccttccatagggaatcagcagcaaagcagcaatttagctaaactacacagctcaagtactggtcctcacaggaagttcccccattttaaatgtaagcaaaggacaaaaaattagttctggcccaggcacactgccagcacctcaggaccgcctggggacctgagaaatggagccagggaccagactccctctcccacaaccaggcacaccgccagtgcaaaggagcataccaaaaacatcacctccatgtgggtggcccaccacagccaccacaataaccacagctgctgtgaaagcggctagacgccacaaccaccatgcagatggtctacTGGAGcacattgatacaaggagagtcaccagcagagaccaaagaaaagatgtctttctccacaaagctcattccagagtgacaaacTAAGCATCTGCTCTaggataatattggggaacctgaacacaaccctcagcattggacagatcatctaggcaacaaattaacagagtaaccattactctttcagaagaagagaagagggccggccccgtggtgcactcaggagagtgcggcacttgggagcgcagtggcgctaccgccacgggttcggatcctatataggaatggccggtgcgctcactggccgagcgcagtgcgggcgacaccacgccaagggttgcgatccccttactggtcaccaaaaaggacaaaaaaaaaagaagaagaagagaagaaatctagggctatcagaggtgggaggggataGCGAGagaaggatggggagagattggacaaggggcataaagaataagtatgatttgtaataatatatatatgctagtaatattgatttgatcaacatatgtcgatgttgaacccccaaaatatgtataatcaattatgattcaataaaaataaaaaacaaaataaaatctggGTTCACACACTGGGATGAGAAGGGGAGTGAGCCATATACGAGTATTGTGAAAAATTATAGTTTGTGGGTATAATTATGTAGTGCTTTATTCCCTCAAAGTATTTTTCTAGCCTTGAActcattttatcttcattatCCCTGTGAAGTAGGTATGGCAGGTATGAGGGGAGGTTGGGTGCTGAATTTTTAGGTCAAAGACTGATATTAATACAAATTATTTACTAACTGTAGAACCTTGGGCACATCAGTTAACTGCTCTGAgattcactttcctcatctgttaaataagACTATCTGTGTTGCCTACTTCACAGAGTTGTTATGAAGGTCAAGTGAGAATGTGTGTGAAAGACTTGTAAATGGTAAAGCACGATATTcttgtttgttaaaaaaaaaagaaactagttTAGAGAGATTAATTTGCCCAAAGTTCACAGCGAgtagtggtggagctgggactcaGATTCAAGCAGTCCAATTCCTGAGCCCATACTGTTTACCTTGTCACCATACTGTGCCTACTCTACTACTCTaaacacctactctgtgccaggcaagATGCTAGGCACTTCATATAAGTCGACAGcctgtttaatcttcacaactctgCATCTT includes:
- the RPL27 gene encoding large ribosomal subunit protein eL27, with amino-acid sequence MGKFMKPGKVVLVLAGRYSGRKAVIVKNIDDGTSDRPYSHALVAGIDRYPRKVTAAMGKKKIAKRSKIKSFVKVYNYNHLMPTRYSVDIPLDKTVVNKDVFRDPALKRKARREAKVKFEERYKTGKNKWFFQKLRF